A stretch of the Taeniopygia guttata chromosome 3, bTaeGut7.mat, whole genome shotgun sequence genome encodes the following:
- the PCARE gene encoding photoreceptor cilium actin regulator, with product MGCTPSRSETDSTAARSGLKALNKPKSVFPIDLRDKGIPLLVKGSSCYNIDEYGIPRKDYLEEEEEDRLSDLDKNDNVQLSSKTHSDSQISREGKKIERTATDAEVIMSELIESQKHIAESIEIRKQTSCESEASAFVWDDKNESNAKQIPKKGRKKKTHKLAKQGQPNKNKEKSILAPCETEKKVDFPELLVKAHQSAYAYLHPNLSKYETILHMASQATQTQLFLQQMISFLVLRFDEINQLLEEIARDGENLLKDVGGNLAWPAEKDDLKEHPDLLQQLLQYTVNKMQLVSGMLASLTSNALQETCSYLQSAASNLEGKLKAKQSFDEHLLRTVKLLEASTIGPSQSHGDDRTLCSEDSGIGVDNESLKEFGALSQHGAQPGDSCAHGHPSRNHAGAAERVSMGTAASRGCALGRHFKDMFHSSVQSREGTSCQGGVTEATSAVPQYASVSKSRSNNSLQSDSTQEGERFKICESTDFPSDEDEDDDDDEEESTLGEDDDSTSLSEMGKDALTRSLSSPALTDSIQRQSIKRTENADTEEIILKMKDAISEKIKFVPAKSRRKEWIEDESGRAVLAKRPSTATGRQRRYGKQRRSRSEESLRSQAEDPTLLELQRTQKELSKRLEMLYGKDMANNLELWKSRTAPYLKDDQITSRSSRKLKAGLSKNFSILPNQDKVPLFTSDQNPVLNEKRVRKPVRATVPTQEISGGKENEPSGAQIVSGSSCAPRQSVKKLIETFSPTDDLAKAKPLRSLGPIKCIRKFGLPVIPPTPPFQRGLAPLNLKHRVSPVEDTNTSDVSSSFPNAFLPAPPAELSKKDTKEETDEDTENLPPPPPEMLMDTSSENLSEPEETARIEGNSSEDAKMTTKPELHAARRSQVSPKMKASLQSIDLLPSKNISGPSAVINKGLRNTPRSGDEKLHRYSLELNPTNVRIPSQEEILETQRKEAADLYKQTHKIIPLQNPSGVSNPPSNSSESKGPNPPAPSVPHQKHGSPDPLRSNEKGSLFTRRVSPTRTAPSSPTEKWLFSPPAHHRHSLQAFSSTQPNSPTMQRKPSPPSSPRVPSPPLQKKLPSPPPQRKPHSPPVGHKQSSPTAQRLAGSPTPFPTTPSPPASPSRSYKGPRAGLDAGDEHQLSFSKRGSNIRSIFCPATSSLFEARPPGVPSKGTAEVTSQSGAAAHSQKSSLLFRQPGDRTRKLSLSASNPQPFVRRSFSDRRPGVQPHLPAPLTAGSEPALHQASLEKSPRKAGDSWNSSGLPESKESNRSASHPELYVVGQGLQRD from the coding sequence ATGGGCTGCACACCTTCTCGCAGTGAGACTGATAGTACTGCTGCAAGAAGTGGTCTTAAGGCTTTGAATAAACCCAAAAGTGTTTTTCCTATTGATTTGAGAGATAAAGGAATCCCTCTGCTGGTTAAAGGTTCATCTTGCTACAATATTGATGAGTATGGGATTCCGAGGAAGGACTAcctggaagaagaggaggaggataGGCTGTCAGATCTGGACAAAAATGATAATGTGCAGTTGTCTTCCAAAACTCATTCAGATTCCCAGATTTCCAGGGAAGGCAAGAAAATTGAGAGGACAGCCACAGATGCTGAAGTCATTATGTCTGAACTGATTGAGTCTCAAAAGCACATCGCTGAGTCCATAGAGATCAGAAAGCAAACCTCCTGCGAATCAGAAGCATCAGCTTTCGTCTGGGATGACAAGAATGAAAGCAATGCAAAGCAAATCccaaagaaaggaaggaagaaaaaaacccataagcTGGCAAAGCAAGGTCAacccaacaaaaataaagaaaagtcCATTCTGGCCCCATGTGAGACAGAGAAGAAGGTAGACTTCCCAGAACTGCTCGTCAAGGCTCACCAGAGTGCGTACGCCTACTTACACCCCAACCTCTCCAAGTATGAAACTATTCTGCACATGGCCAGCCAGGCCACCCAAACtcagctcttcctgcagcagaTGATCAGCTTCCTTGTGCTTCGCTTTGATGAAATCAATCAGCTCTTGGAAGAAAttgccagggatggggaaaatCTTCTCAAAGATGTAGGTGGGAATCTGGCATGGCCAGCAGAAAAGGACGATTTGAAGGAGCACCCTGATCTTCTGCAGCAGCTACTGCAGTATACAGTGAACAAAATGCAGCTGGTGAGTGGGATGCTGGCCTCCCTTACATCCAACGCTCTGCAGGAGACGTGCAGCTACCTGCAGTCTGCTGCAAGCAACTTGGAAGGCAaactgaaagcaaagcaaagcttcGATGAGCACCTGCTCCGGACGGTAAAGCTGCTCGAAGCCTCAACCATAGGACCCTCTCAGTCTCATGGTGATGACAGGACACTCTGTTCTGAGGACAGTGGCATTGGTGTGGACAACGAGTCCCTCAAAGAGTTTGGTGCTCTCAGCCAGCATGGAGCACAGCCAGGTGACTCCTGTGCACACGGACATCCATCCCGAAATCACGCCGGAGCCGCGGAGCGTGTgagcatgggcacagctgcatCCCGTGGCTGTGCTCTTGGAAGGCATTTTAAAGACATGTTTCATTCATCTGTGCAAAGTAGGGAAGGGACTTCTTGTCAGGGTGGAGTAACAGAAGCCACTTCTGCTGTGCCCCAGTATGCAAGCGTGAGCAAAAGCCGTTCCAACAACTCCTTGCAGTCTGATTCTACTCAGGAAGGTGAACGTTTCAAAATCTGTGAATCAACAGATTTTCCTTcggatgaggatgaggatgatgatgatgatgaagaagaGAGCACGCTGGGGGAGGACGATGACAGCACAAGTTTGTCAGAAATGGGGAAGGATGCTCTGACGAGGTCCCTGTCTTCACCTGCACTCACTGATAGCATTCAAAGGCAGTCCATCAAAAGGACAGAGAATGCAGATACAGAAGAAATCATTTTGAAGATGAAAGATGCCATCAGTGAAAAAATCAAGTTCGTCCCAGCTAAATCCAGGCGTAAAGAATGGATAGAGGATGAGAGTGGAAGAGCAGTCCTAGCAAAGAGGCCCAGTACCGCAACAGGCAGACAGAGAAGGTATGGGAAACAACGACGGTCCAGGTCAGAGGAGTCCCTCAGAAGCCAGGCAGAAGACCCAACTCTCCTAGAGCTTCAGAGGACTCAAAAAGAGCTCAGCAAACGGCTGGAAATGTTGTATGGAAAGGATATGGCTAACAACCTGGAGCTTTGGAAATCAAGAACAGCACCTTATTTGAAGGATGATCAAATTACATCTAGGTCCTCCCGCAAGCTGAAGGCAGGCCTCTCAAAAAACTTCAGCATCCTGCCTAACCAGGATAAAGTCCCTTTGTTCACATCTGATCAAAATCCTGTCCTGAATGAAAAGAGAGTCAGGAAGCCTGTAAGAGCTACTGTGCCTACCCAGGAGATATCAGGAGGCAAAGAAAATGAGCCTTCTGGAGCACAAATAGTgagtggcagcagctgtgccccccGGCAGTCTGTCAAAAAACTGATTGAAACCTTCAGTCCTACTGATGATCTTGCAAAAGCCAAACCTCTAAGATCCTTAGGACCAATAAAATGTATCAGAAAATTTGGACTTCCAGTCatcccacccacccctcccttTCAGAGGGGCCTGGCACCTTTAAATCTTAAGCATCGTGTTTCACCAGTAGAAGACACAAACACCAGTGATGTTTCTTCTAGCTTTCCAAATGCCTTCCTTCCTGCACCACCTGCAGAATTAAGCAAGAAGGACACAAAGGAAGAGACTGATGAAGACACTGAGAacctgccaccaccaccacctgaAATGTTAATGGACACTTCTTCTGAAAATTTATCCGAGCCTGAAGAAACTGCAAGAATAGAAGGAAACTCTTCGGAAGATGCCAAAATGACCACCAAACCAGAATTGCATGCTGCTAGGAGATCACAAGTTTCCCCAAAAATGAAAGCCTCCCTTCAGTCCATTGACTTATTGCCAAGCAAAAATATCAGCGGCCCCAGTGCGGTGATTAATAAAGGCCTAAGGAATACCCCCAGGTCAGGGGATGAGAAACTGCACAGGTACTCTCTGGAGCTGAACCCTACCAACGTGCGCATCCCCAGCCAGGAGGAGATATTGGAAACCCAGAGGAAAGAGGCTGCGGATTTATACAAGCAAACCCATAAAATTATTCCTCTTCAGAATCCCAGTGGGGTTTCAAACCCACCCAGCAACAGCTCAGAGAGCAAGGGGCCCAACCCACCTGCACCTTCAGTGCCGCACCAGAAGCACGGCTCTCCCGATCCGCTCCGGAGCAACGAAAAGGGCTCACTGTTCACCAGGAGGGTCTCCCCAACGAGAACTGCTCCTTCTTCACCAACTGAGAAATGGCTTTTCAGCCCCCCAGCGCATCACAGACATTCTCTGCAGGCTTTCAGCAGCACGCAACCGAACTCACCCACCATGCAGAGGAAACCCAGtcccccctccagccccagggtgCCCAGCCCACCTTTGCAGAAGAAGCTGCCTTCTCCACCACCACAGCGAAAGCCCCACAGCCCTCCTGTGGGGCACAAGCAAAGCTCACCAACAGCACAGCGGCTGGCAGGCTCCCCCACTCCATTCCCcaccaccccctccccaccagcCTCCCCATCTCGCTCCTACAAGGGGCcgagagctgggctggatgcTGGGGATGAGCACCAGCTCTCCTTCTCCAAGAGGGGCAGCAACATCCGTTCCATATTTTGCCCGGCCACCTCTTCCTTATTTGAAGCCAGACCTCCAGGGGTACCCAGCAAGGGCACTGCCGAGGTGACCAGCCagtctggagctgcagcacattCCCAGAAGAGCAGCCTGCTGTTCCGGCAGCCCGGTGACCGCACCAGGAAACTGTCCCTGAGCGCCAGCAATCCTCAGCCCTTCGTAAGGAGAAGTTTCTCTGACCGCCGCCCAGGGGTCCAGCCTCATCTCCCAGCTCCTCTAACAGCTGGCAGTGAGCCTGCACTTCACCAAGCAAG